Proteins encoded within one genomic window of Candidatus Binataceae bacterium:
- a CDS encoding efflux RND transporter permease subunit, whose protein sequence is MWIVQLALRRPVTVAVMSALMLLLGIVSLGRMNFDIFPAIDMPLVNMVWNYPGLSAEEMEQRVVNISERAASTTVNGVDHIESISYNGIGLLKFYFQSGSDTGLAIAQLAAVCEAIKNILPPGISPPSVIDYNATNVPIAFLVFSSDTLSQRQLYDFGFNFAGLFLFTIPGLSSPAPFGGTSRSVMVNIDPSRMYARGVSPQDVVTALLNQNVIIPGGTAKIGNVEYNVVLNGSPSTVDDLNRLPIRELNGAPVYIGDVAKVSDSHAVQNDIVRVNGKLSTYRLILKHPSASTLTVVDAVRQALAPMMAIAPPGLTAELAFDQSVFVRRALRDVLQEGTLAAALVGLMTLLFLGSWRSTIIVITSIPLAILTSIVGLKLSGQTINLMTLGGLSLAVGMLVDDATVEVENIHRNHAMGKPLGVAILDGARQIAVPAFIGTLSICIVFSPVVALTGVARFLFTPLALAVVYAMLASYLLSRTLVPSMALHLLTEEHHENRAGGLLGTLTTRFEQGFERMRERYRRGLMSVMAHRGFTLGCISILVLASMVLLRIVGEDFFPTVDSGMIRLHVRVPVGTRLEESSRILDKVENEIRSIIPPDQLKLMTDHVGLPVYWALLFYQTDTLGPQDADLQIQLSENHAPSGKYTRAILDRVRAKFPQLIIYPQAADIVSQVLSFGLSAPIDVQITGRDLNASFALAGKLKNEIETIPGAANTRIAQVLDYPTLRVQVDRDKALELGLTQHDVTTSVLTSLSSSSVIAPNQWLDLRSGVNYSVSVQTPQHIVDSIQAIGRTPLTPSIVDGAPPAPQFLANLANIRHEVQAQGINHYTVQRVLDVNCDVEGRDLGSVSAAVQRKVDELKDVPRGTTVKILGQSEAMHASFGSMGAGLLLAIVLVYLLMATNFQSWLDPFIIMMAVPGALAGVLWMLIATRTTLNVESLMGTIMAVGVGVANGNLLITFADDLRSQGKNAMEAAIEAATVRMRPVLMTALAMILGMLPMSLALGAGGEQNAPLGRAVIGGLIAATAMTLFVVPAVYSLFTGKHLGKRERDAIIGAMVEQAEKD, encoded by the coding sequence ATGTGGATCGTCCAACTAGCCCTGCGTCGACCGGTCACGGTCGCAGTGATGTCGGCCCTGATGCTGCTGCTCGGCATCGTGTCACTGGGCCGAATGAACTTCGACATCTTCCCCGCCATCGATATGCCACTCGTGAACATGGTCTGGAACTACCCCGGACTGTCTGCCGAGGAAATGGAACAGCGCGTCGTCAACATCAGCGAGCGCGCGGCTTCGACGACGGTCAACGGGGTCGATCACATCGAGTCGATCTCGTACAACGGCATCGGTCTCCTGAAATTCTATTTCCAGAGCGGGTCGGATACCGGACTGGCGATCGCGCAGCTCGCCGCGGTCTGCGAAGCGATCAAAAATATCCTGCCACCTGGAATCAGCCCGCCGAGCGTCATCGACTACAACGCGACCAACGTGCCGATCGCGTTTCTCGTGTTTTCGAGCGACACCTTGTCGCAGCGACAGCTTTACGACTTCGGGTTCAACTTCGCCGGCCTGTTCCTGTTCACCATTCCCGGCCTCTCCTCCCCGGCCCCTTTCGGCGGAACTTCACGCTCGGTGATGGTGAATATCGACCCGTCGCGAATGTACGCGCGCGGAGTGTCGCCGCAGGATGTGGTCACCGCGCTGCTGAATCAGAATGTCATCATTCCCGGCGGCACCGCCAAGATCGGCAACGTTGAATATAACGTGGTGCTCAACGGCAGCCCCTCCACCGTCGATGACCTCAACCGCCTCCCGATCAGGGAACTCAATGGTGCGCCGGTTTATATCGGCGATGTCGCTAAGGTTAGCGACAGCCATGCCGTCCAGAACGACATCGTACGCGTTAACGGAAAGCTCTCTACCTACCGGCTCATCCTGAAACACCCCTCCGCGTCCACGCTTACCGTGGTCGATGCGGTCCGGCAGGCGCTCGCTCCGATGATGGCGATCGCCCCGCCCGGGCTTACGGCGGAGCTAGCATTCGACCAGTCGGTGTTCGTCCGGCGCGCCCTGCGCGACGTGCTCCAGGAAGGAACCCTGGCTGCAGCGTTGGTCGGCCTGATGACGCTGCTGTTCCTGGGCTCCTGGCGCAGCACGATTATCGTCATCACTTCGATCCCACTGGCCATCCTGACGTCGATTGTCGGACTCAAGCTTTCTGGACAGACGATCAACCTGATGACGCTCGGCGGACTCTCGCTGGCGGTGGGAATGCTGGTCGATGACGCGACCGTGGAAGTGGAAAACATTCATCGCAATCACGCCATGGGCAAACCGCTCGGCGTTGCGATTCTCGACGGCGCCCGGCAGATCGCGGTTCCCGCGTTCATTGGAACGCTGTCGATCTGCATCGTGTTCTCTCCGGTCGTCGCTCTCACCGGCGTGGCCCGGTTCCTGTTCACCCCGCTCGCTCTGGCGGTGGTGTACGCGATGCTCGCCTCGTACCTGCTCTCGCGCACCTTGGTGCCCAGCATGGCGCTACATCTGCTCACCGAAGAGCATCACGAAAACCGGGCGGGGGGCCTTCTCGGCACTCTGACCACCCGCTTCGAACAGGGCTTCGAGCGGATGCGCGAACGCTATCGGCGCGGGCTGATGAGTGTCATGGCGCATCGCGGGTTCACGCTTGGATGCATTTCCATCTTGGTGCTCGCTTCGATGGTGTTGTTACGGATCGTGGGCGAGGATTTCTTTCCGACCGTCGACAGCGGCATGATTCGGCTCCACGTTCGGGTCCCGGTCGGTACCCGGCTGGAAGAGAGTTCGCGAATCCTGGACAAGGTCGAAAACGAGATTCGCAGCATCATCCCGCCAGATCAGCTCAAGCTGATGACCGATCACGTCGGGTTGCCGGTGTACTGGGCGTTGCTGTTCTACCAGACCGATACGCTGGGTCCGCAGGATGCGGACCTGCAGATACAATTGAGCGAGAATCACGCCCCCAGCGGCAAATACACCAGGGCCATCCTGGACCGGGTGCGCGCCAAGTTTCCCCAGTTGATCATTTATCCACAAGCCGCCGACATCGTGAGCCAGGTGCTGAGCTTCGGCCTTTCCGCGCCGATTGATGTTCAAATCACCGGCCGCGATCTCAATGCATCCTTTGCCCTCGCCGGGAAGCTCAAGAATGAAATTGAGACCATCCCCGGCGCTGCCAACACCCGGATAGCACAGGTATTGGACTACCCGACCCTCCGCGTGCAGGTCGACCGGGACAAGGCGCTCGAGCTCGGCCTTACACAGCATGATGTCACCACCAGTGTGCTGACCTCGCTGAGTTCGAGCTCGGTCATCGCACCGAATCAGTGGCTCGATCTGCGCAGCGGTGTGAATTATTCGGTATCGGTCCAGACACCGCAGCATATCGTCGACTCGATCCAGGCCATCGGTCGTACCCCGCTGACTCCATCGATAGTCGACGGCGCCCCGCCCGCGCCGCAGTTTCTTGCCAACCTCGCAAACATCCGCCACGAGGTACAGGCGCAGGGGATCAATCACTACACCGTGCAGCGGGTTCTGGACGTCAACTGCGACGTGGAAGGCCGCGACCTCGGCAGCGTGAGCGCCGCCGTCCAGCGCAAGGTCGACGAACTCAAGGACGTGCCGCGCGGTACCACCGTGAAGATCCTCGGGCAGAGCGAAGCAATGCATGCCTCGTTCGGAAGCATGGGTGCAGGGCTGCTGCTGGCGATCGTGCTCGTTTACCTGCTGATGGCAACGAATTTCCAGTCCTGGCTCGACCCATTCATCATCATGATGGCAGTCCCGGGCGCGCTGGCCGGGGTGCTGTGGATGCTGATCGCCACCCGGACCACGCTGAACGTCGAATCGTTGATGGGAACGATCATGGCGGTGGGGGTTGGAGTCGCTAACGGAAATCTGCTGATTACCTTCGCTGACGATTTGCGCAGTCAGGGCAAGAATGCGATGGAGGCGGCCATCGAGGCCGCGACGGTGCGGATGCGTCCGGTCTTGATGACAGCGCTGGCGATGATTCTCGGCATGCTACCGATGTCGCTGGCGCTAGGCGCGGGCGGCGAGCAGAACGCGCCGCTTGGGCGCGCGGTGATCGGAGGATTAATCGCGGCGACCGCGATGACCCTGTTCGTGGTACCTGCGGTATACTCGCTGTTTACCGGCAAACACCTCGGGAAGCGCGAACGCGACGCCATAATCGGCGCCATGGTCGAGCAGGCAGAGAAGGACTGA
- a CDS encoding TetR family transcriptional regulator produces the protein MARRRPTTPFKRDSARSRERILAAALREFSERGLAGARVDRIAQRARINKRMLYSYFGAKNELYREVMRRRFALRAAQLDLATYTAPEESTAFWFQFGCRDRAWVRLMEWEALDATATRMIARSQRKRCYDRAIDQFAGFQRTRQLPSDLDPRLLLLSNMALTTFPLAFPQLTRLITGASPGDSRFQARWTAFVRAMIRHLKPVAPPVFEGRRKASRRYASPGARV, from the coding sequence ATGGCGCGCAGACGGCCGACGACTCCTTTCAAGCGCGACTCCGCTCGCAGCCGAGAGAGAATTCTGGCGGCTGCCCTGCGTGAGTTCTCGGAACGTGGCTTGGCAGGCGCGCGGGTCGACCGCATCGCGCAGCGTGCGCGGATCAACAAGCGCATGCTCTACAGCTATTTCGGCGCGAAGAACGAACTTTATCGCGAGGTGATGCGCAGGCGGTTTGCCCTGCGCGCCGCACAACTGGACCTCGCCACCTACACAGCGCCCGAGGAGTCAACCGCGTTCTGGTTTCAGTTCGGATGCCGCGATCGGGCCTGGGTGCGCCTGATGGAGTGGGAGGCCCTGGACGCGACCGCGACCCGAATGATCGCGCGCTCGCAGCGCAAGCGCTGTTACGACCGTGCAATCGATCAGTTTGCCGGGTTCCAACGTACGCGCCAGTTGCCCTCGGATCTGGATCCACGCCTGTTACTGCTTTCCAACATGGCGCTTACCACCTTCCCGCTTGCTTTTCCGCAGCTCACCAGGCTGATAACCGGCGCGTCGCCCGGAGATTCGCGCTTCCAGGCACGGTGGACCGCATTTGTCCGGGCCATGATTCGCCATCTCAAGCCCGTGGCGCCGCCGGTCTTCGAAGGCCGGCGCAAAGCGTCGCGCCGGTACGCGAGCCCAGGAGCGCGCGTCTAA
- a CDS encoding histidine phosphatase family protein, translated as MALGPFYVAEKLTQSGGIRGVALLMRHGETPWNREGRVMGKSPIELDEAGRRQVESAIPLARELAPNLIVSSPLARARQSAEIIGHGVGIAEIIEDPRLSEVEYGRWEGMVYDDLLRDAHYIHYRERPLDEPTPGGETMYHVQARGVDAVRHTIAANRGKRVLFVSHGDIIRTVLCYFMRLGLENFRRIRIDNATFFGIQIAGDFAEIKFLNLTSDPARVFQSPFKTRGNSNTSQAP; from the coding sequence ATGGCGCTAGGTCCATTCTACGTAGCGGAAAAACTCACCCAGTCCGGTGGAATCAGAGGCGTCGCACTTTTGATGCGCCACGGCGAGACACCATGGAACCGCGAAGGTCGCGTGATGGGCAAGAGTCCCATCGAGCTCGACGAAGCAGGTCGACGCCAGGTGGAGTCGGCTATCCCTCTCGCCCGTGAACTCGCCCCGAACCTGATTGTGTCCAGCCCCCTGGCCCGCGCGCGTCAGTCGGCCGAGATTATCGGTCACGGAGTCGGCATCGCCGAGATCATCGAGGATCCGCGTCTGTCCGAGGTCGAGTACGGCCGCTGGGAAGGCATGGTCTATGACGATCTGCTAAGGGACGCGCACTACATCCACTACCGCGAGCGCCCCCTCGATGAGCCCACCCCGGGCGGCGAGACCATGTACCACGTGCAGGCGCGAGGCGTCGATGCGGTCCGTCACACGATTGCCGCCAATCGGGGCAAACGCGTTCTGTTCGTGTCGCACGGGGATATCATTCGCACCGTGCTGTGCTACTTCATGAGGCTGGGCCTCGAAAACTTTCGACGGATCCGAATCGATAACGCAACTTTTTTTGGAATTCAGATCGCCGGCGACTTCGCCGAAATAAAATTCCTGAACCTGACCTCCGACCCGGCGCGCGTGTTTCAGTCTCCGTTCAAAACAAGGGGTAACTCGAACACTTCGCAGGCACCCTAA
- the moeB gene encoding molybdopterin-synthase adenylyltransferase MoeB: MAKTSKSILDEARSQIKQIDIDEARRMIEKPGTVLIDVREPDEWRQGHISNAVGISRGFLELRIEEKVPDHKTPIIVQCASGTRSLLAARTLRELGYENVYNLTGGFNAWKDRGLPWVADKQFSAEELTRYSRHFVIPEVGEKGQAKLLDSKVLLLGTGALGSPSSLYLAAAGVGTIGLVDFDVVDLSNLQRQIVHTADRIGMLKTESAQKQINALNPGIKVIRHDVRLTSDNVMEIIAPYDVIVNCGDNFPTRYLINDACVLAKKPLVDGAIFRFEGQATVYHTAKGGPCYRCLYPEPAPPDMAPSCAEAGVLGALPGLIGSIEALEAIKLLLDAGHPLIGKMVYFDTLSDRDYVRILKIRKDPNCPVCSEHPTQKGLIDYEAFCGLAPTNGSGTEAHATVSAAAAR; encoded by the coding sequence ATGGCGAAGACATCCAAAAGTATCCTCGACGAGGCACGCTCACAGATTAAGCAGATTGATATAGATGAAGCGCGCCGAATGATAGAAAAGCCGGGCACCGTCCTTATCGACGTGCGCGAGCCCGACGAATGGCGGCAGGGCCATATTTCCAACGCGGTCGGAATCTCGCGAGGCTTTCTGGAACTTCGGATCGAGGAAAAGGTCCCCGACCACAAGACCCCGATTATCGTGCAGTGCGCATCGGGCACCCGATCTCTGCTCGCCGCGCGCACCCTGCGCGAGCTGGGCTACGAAAACGTTTACAATCTCACCGGCGGTTTCAACGCTTGGAAAGATCGCGGATTGCCCTGGGTCGCAGACAAGCAGTTCAGTGCGGAAGAATTGACCCGCTATTCACGCCATTTCGTAATTCCCGAGGTTGGCGAAAAGGGCCAGGCCAAGTTGCTCGATTCCAAGGTCTTGCTGCTGGGAACCGGCGCGCTCGGCTCACCTTCTTCACTCTATCTGGCGGCCGCAGGGGTGGGCACCATCGGGCTCGTCGACTTTGATGTGGTCGACCTGTCGAACCTTCAGCGTCAAATCGTACACACCGCCGACCGGATTGGGATGCTCAAGACCGAGTCCGCGCAGAAGCAAATCAACGCCCTGAATCCCGGCATCAAGGTAATCCGCCACGATGTGCGACTCACGTCTGACAACGTGATGGAGATAATTGCACCCTACGACGTGATCGTTAATTGCGGTGACAACTTCCCCACCCGCTATCTCATCAACGATGCGTGCGTGCTCGCCAAGAAACCGCTGGTCGATGGCGCGATCTTCCGATTCGAAGGCCAGGCCACCGTCTATCACACCGCCAAGGGCGGACCGTGCTATCGATGCCTCTATCCGGAGCCCGCGCCGCCCGACATGGCGCCGTCGTGCGCCGAGGCGGGAGTGCTGGGCGCGCTGCCGGGATTGATCGGATCGATCGAGGCGCTGGAAGCCATCAAGTTGCTGCTCGACGCAGGCCATCCGCTGATCGGGAAGATGGTGTATTTCGACACGTTGTCCGACCGCGACTATGTGCGAATTCTGAAGATTCGCAAGGACCCAAACTGCCCGGTATGCAGTGAGCATCCGACCCAGAAGGGACTCATCGATTACGAGGCATTCTGCGGACTTGCCCCGACCAACGGCTCCGGCACCGAGGCCCATGCCACGGTAAGCGCAGCCGCCGCCCGCTAG
- a CDS encoding peroxiredoxin, with protein sequence MPEGRETVEAALQFELRDQRGELRRLADLCGKNLVVYFYPMDDTPGCTVEGKEFRDLFEQFEALDTVIVGVSTDSVERHHAFAEKHAFPFILLADTDGALADAFGVFSDGLAARSTFVLDHNLHVRRTFHEVTPRGHAQNVLNFLRTLVESYRMLGG encoded by the coding sequence ATGCCTGAGGGTCGCGAAACGGTCGAGGCGGCTCTGCAATTCGAGCTGCGCGACCAGCGTGGAGAGTTGCGCCGGCTTGCGGACCTGTGCGGCAAAAATCTGGTTGTCTATTTCTATCCGATGGATGACACGCCCGGGTGTACGGTCGAAGGCAAGGAATTCCGCGATCTTTTCGAGCAGTTCGAGGCACTCGATACCGTCATTGTCGGCGTGAGCACCGACTCGGTCGAGCGGCATCACGCGTTTGCCGAGAAACATGCGTTTCCGTTCATCCTTCTGGCCGACACCGATGGCGCTCTCGCGGACGCTTTCGGAGTCTTCAGCGACGGTCTGGCGGCGCGCTCAACTTTTGTTCTCGATCACAACCTTCATGTCCGTCGAACCTTTCACGAGGTAACCCCGCGCGGTCACGCGCAAAATGTCCTTAATTTCCTGCGCACTCTGGTGGAATCCTACCGGATGCTCGGCGGCTGA
- the thiC gene encoding phosphomethylpyrimidine synthase ThiC, translated as MTQIEAARKGNITREMTEVAEDEGMATEEIRALVATGQVVIPHNRHHEFRAIGIGKNLRTKVNANLGASNFHQLLGEEIEKLYTAVRYGADSVMDLSTGTDLDKIRGEILSRCSVILGTVPIYQLASERSIMDMDAAFFLEVIERQARQGVDYMTLHCGVTRDSVKMLRAHQRIEGIVSRGGALLASWIERTGNENPLYEHYDEVCAILREHDVTISLGDGLRPGATGDATDRGQLAELLVLGELTDRARASGVQVMIEGPGHVPLDQIEANVQLEKRVCSGAPFYVLGPLTCDVAPGYDHITGAIGGAIASAAGTDFLCYVTPAEHLRLPDMDDVREGVIATRIAAHSGDLVKGVRAAKVWNDEMSRYRKALNWEGMYAMAMDPDKARRYKEESEAAGSNVCSMCGSLCSINVDNAAIKFTRRRAVAEAAAHA; from the coding sequence ATGACCCAGATTGAAGCGGCACGTAAGGGAAACATCACCCGCGAGATGACCGAGGTCGCCGAAGATGAAGGGATGGCTACCGAGGAGATCCGCGCGCTGGTCGCCACCGGACAGGTGGTAATTCCTCACAATCGGCACCACGAGTTCCGCGCTATCGGAATCGGCAAAAATCTCCGCACCAAGGTTAACGCCAACCTGGGCGCTTCGAATTTCCATCAATTGCTCGGCGAGGAGATCGAAAAGCTCTACACCGCGGTGCGCTATGGAGCCGACTCGGTCATGGATCTCTCCACCGGCACCGATCTCGACAAGATTCGCGGCGAAATCCTGTCCCGCTGCTCGGTGATTCTCGGCACGGTGCCGATCTATCAGCTCGCCTCCGAGCGCTCGATCATGGATATGGATGCCGCGTTCTTTCTCGAGGTCATCGAGCGACAGGCGCGTCAGGGCGTCGACTACATGACGCTCCACTGCGGGGTCACCCGTGACAGCGTCAAAATGCTGCGCGCGCATCAGCGCATTGAGGGCATCGTTTCACGCGGCGGCGCGCTGCTGGCCTCGTGGATCGAACGCACCGGCAACGAGAATCCGCTCTACGAACATTACGACGAAGTATGCGCGATCCTCCGCGAACATGACGTGACGATTTCGCTGGGCGACGGCTTGCGCCCGGGCGCGACCGGTGATGCGACCGATCGCGGGCAGCTCGCAGAGCTGCTGGTGCTGGGCGAGTTGACCGATCGCGCGCGCGCCAGCGGCGTACAGGTCATGATCGAGGGGCCCGGGCACGTGCCGCTCGATCAGATCGAGGCCAACGTGCAGCTGGAAAAGCGGGTCTGCTCGGGCGCGCCCTTTTACGTGCTGGGACCGCTTACCTGCGACGTCGCTCCCGGCTACGACCATATTACGGGCGCGATCGGCGGCGCGATCGCGTCGGCCGCGGGGACCGACTTTCTCTGCTACGTGACGCCGGCCGAGCACTTACGACTGCCCGATATGGATGACGTGCGCGAGGGCGTCATCGCGACCCGCATCGCGGCCCACTCCGGCGACCTCGTCAAGGGTGTCCGCGCGGCCAAGGTCTGGAATGACGAGATGTCGCGCTATCGCAAGGCGCTCAACTGGGAAGGCATGTACGCAATGGCGATGGATCCGGACAAGGCGCGTCGTTACAAGGAAGAAAGCGAGGCCGCGGGGTCCAACGTGTGCAGCATGTGCGGATCGCTCTGCTCGATCAACGTCGACAACGCGGCCATCAAGTTCACGCGCAGGCGCGCGGTGGCCGAGGCCGCGGCACATGCCTGA
- a CDS encoding NADH-quinone oxidoreductase subunit I, translating into MKRREEMTFWEKIYLPEILKGLAITSYHLTRNLVLNTAHVFGLAKARRAYTTVQYPEDRKHYPDHFRGSHRLTIREDGAVRCTACYLCATACPAQCIYIEAGESPDPQVEKFPVRYEIDTLRCIYCGLCVEACPCDAIRMDTYVHPRIWGFDRQDFVETKEMLMHRSRVLAEKGRDGNMQEMLAWYREQEAQVYNPERPELKTYTERDRPKQYADPEPSPELPALDRHQDRSAR; encoded by the coding sequence ATGAAACGACGCGAGGAAATGACCTTCTGGGAGAAGATTTACCTCCCTGAAATTCTGAAGGGTCTCGCCATAACCAGCTATCATCTTACGCGCAACCTAGTGTTGAATACCGCGCACGTGTTCGGCCTGGCCAAGGCGCGCCGGGCCTACACGACCGTTCAGTATCCCGAGGATCGCAAGCACTACCCCGACCACTTTCGCGGCAGCCACCGCCTAACCATTCGCGAGGACGGCGCGGTACGCTGCACCGCCTGCTACCTTTGTGCGACGGCCTGCCCCGCGCAGTGCATATACATAGAGGCTGGCGAATCGCCCGATCCGCAGGTCGAGAAGTTCCCGGTCCGCTACGAAATCGACACTTTGCGCTGCATCTACTGCGGCCTGTGCGTGGAGGCCTGCCCGTGCGACGCGATCCGCATGGACACCTACGTACATCCGCGCATCTGGGGTTTCGACCGGCAGGATTTTGTCGAAACCAAGGAGATGCTGATGCACCGCTCGCGGGTGCTGGCAGAAAAAGGCCGCGACGGCAACATGCAAGAGATGCTCGCCTGGTATCGCGAACAGGAAGCACAGGTCTATAACCCCGAGCGCCCCGAGCTCAAGACCTACACCGAGCGCGATCGACCCAAGCAGTACGCCGACCCCGAGCCGTCGCCCGAGCTTCCCGCGCTCGATCGCCACCAAGACCGAAGCGCGCGATAG